A single window of Archangium gephyra DNA harbors:
- the fdxA gene encoding ferredoxin FdxA, with amino-acid sequence MAYVVTEPCIKCKYTDCVEVCPVNCFYEGANFLVIHPDECIDCGACEPVCPTKAIFPESDLPAEYGEYKALNAKFATQWPNIAEKKAPLPEAEEFKDKKGKRGQLLDKPGK; translated from the coding sequence ATGGCTTACGTGGTCACCGAGCCTTGCATCAAGTGCAAGTACACCGACTGTGTCGAGGTCTGCCCGGTCAACTGCTTCTACGAAGGCGCCAACTTCCTGGTCATCCACCCGGACGAGTGCATCGACTGCGGTGCGTGTGAGCCGGTGTGCCCGACCAAGGCGATCTTCCCCGAGTCGGACCTGCCCGCCGAGTACGGCGAGTACAAGGCGCTGAACGCCAAGTTCGCCACCCAGTGGCCGAACATCGCGGAGAAGAAGGCGCCCCTGCCCGAGGCCGAGGAGTTCAAGGACAAGAAGGGCAAGCGCGGCCAGCTCCTGGACAAGCCCGGCAAGTAG
- the asd gene encoding aspartate-semialdehyde dehydrogenase — protein sequence MAKLRAVLIGATGLAGQQFIAALKDHPTLELTGLAASPRSAGKAYADALKASNGMTAWFVPEALPESIAKMKVVSGEEVQAKDYDIAFSAVESDVAKEMEPRLARDIPVFSAASAFRYEADVPLLIPPVNADHARLVREQQKRRGWKGYIVPIPNCTTTGMAITLAPLAERFGIKAVVMTSMQAMSGAGRSPGVIGLDILDNVIPFIPKEEEKVQVETKKILGTLDAAGAAIASHDVRVSCTCTRVAVMEGHTESVFVSLASKASVAEVVQAMREWRGAEVSRNLPSAPPRWIEVLEDPFRPQPRLDRDTHAGMATTVGRVREDSVLENGFKYLLVSHNTKMGAAKGAILVAELMRAQGILG from the coding sequence ATGGCCAAGCTTCGCGCTGTCCTCATTGGCGCCACTGGACTCGCCGGCCAGCAGTTCATCGCCGCGTTGAAGGATCACCCCACCCTCGAGCTCACCGGGCTGGCGGCCTCGCCGCGCTCGGCGGGCAAGGCCTACGCCGACGCACTCAAAGCCTCCAACGGGATGACCGCGTGGTTCGTCCCCGAGGCGCTTCCCGAGTCGATCGCGAAGATGAAGGTGGTGAGTGGCGAGGAGGTCCAGGCCAAGGACTACGACATCGCCTTCTCGGCGGTGGAGTCGGACGTGGCCAAGGAGATGGAGCCCCGGCTGGCGCGGGACATCCCCGTGTTCTCGGCGGCCAGCGCCTTCCGCTACGAGGCGGACGTGCCGCTGCTCATCCCCCCGGTGAACGCCGATCACGCCCGGCTGGTGCGCGAGCAGCAGAAGCGCCGCGGCTGGAAGGGCTACATCGTCCCCATCCCCAACTGCACCACCACCGGCATGGCCATCACCCTGGCCCCGCTGGCCGAGCGCTTCGGCATCAAGGCGGTGGTGATGACCTCCATGCAGGCCATGTCCGGCGCGGGCCGCTCGCCCGGGGTCATCGGCCTGGACATCCTGGACAACGTCATCCCCTTCATCCCCAAGGAGGAGGAGAAGGTCCAGGTGGAGACCAAGAAGATCCTCGGCACGCTGGACGCCGCGGGGGCCGCCATCGCCTCGCATGACGTGCGGGTGTCGTGCACCTGCACCCGCGTGGCGGTGATGGAGGGTCACACCGAGTCCGTGTTCGTGTCACTGGCGAGCAAGGCGTCCGTGGCGGAGGTGGTTCAGGCGATGCGCGAGTGGCGGGGCGCCGAGGTGTCCCGCAACCTCCCGTCCGCGCCGCCGCGGTGGATCGAGGTGCTGGAGGATCCGTTCCGCCCGCAGCCCCGGTTGGACCGGGACACGCACGCGGGCATGGCCACCACGGTGGGCCGGGTGCGCGAGGACAGCGTGCTGGAGAACGGCTTCAAGTATCTGCTGGTGTCCCACAACACGAAGATGGGAGCGGCCAAGGGAGCGATCCTGGTAGCCGAACTGATGCGTGCCCAGGGGATCCTGGGGTGA
- a CDS encoding rhodanese-like domain-containing protein: MDPRMPCTELYVRLGDEEVLVLDCRDPEDWDRYGLHIPGALWMPFEEILRDAGILPDDELIVVCGCAPDGSDARRVCRLLNHQGLNAVCLDGGLQGWITHGLPTESHLGGASASGLC; this comes from the coding sequence GTGGATCCCCGTATGCCTTGTACCGAGCTCTATGTGCGGCTCGGAGACGAGGAAGTACTCGTGCTCGACTGCCGTGATCCCGAGGATTGGGATCGCTACGGCCTGCATATCCCTGGTGCCCTGTGGATGCCCTTCGAGGAGATTCTACGGGACGCGGGGATCCTCCCCGACGACGAGCTGATCGTGGTGTGTGGGTGTGCCCCGGACGGCTCGGATGCGCGCCGGGTCTGCCGGCTGCTCAACCACCAGGGGCTCAACGCGGTGTGTCTGGATGGGGGCCTCCAGGGGTGGATCACCCACGGGCTGCCCACCGAGAGCCATCTGGGCGGGGCCTCGGCGAGCGGGCTGTGCTGA